A single region of the Eleginops maclovinus isolate JMC-PN-2008 ecotype Puerto Natales chromosome 16, JC_Emac_rtc_rv5, whole genome shotgun sequence genome encodes:
- the cdr2a gene encoding LOW QUALITY PROTEIN: cerebellar degeneration-related protein 2 (The sequence of the model RefSeq protein was modified relative to this genomic sequence to represent the inferred CDS: inserted 1 base in 1 codon) — protein MSVYISPQSGVDREQLQAAKPLTPVCQVSVSWRLERLKAPRAITMLSDVILEEEFDKSGEAWYDPQDLEHDLHLAAELGKTLLDRNHELEQALQQMYSTNQXQLLEIEHLTKQVELLRQMNDQHGKVYEQLDVAARDLEQDNRRLVQDSRLAQQKIHSLTEIVEGLQTHMESLQAQVEELKTAQAERDRREQAEQRRSLGAQSVSCLKELYDLHHDRHLSHDGLRVDGLWSPQGSFHDRHRRQDPEEEHASLQRSIQTLQSQISAERSRREAAERESELTSSENRGLEERLTLLSGCPARQMELEAEVEQLRLLWRAECANSARRPDQMLLPDTIFFASEERPVHDEIEEKVEKDEEQRRKFRQRSNSDSVLKATNPEDIRRDHEQLCVRRAEAVKQRGISLLNEVDAQYSALQVKYDELLRRCQRADGPTHKSVQTSITPGASGRTLRRRSSVLSDMIDGQQPEYKALFKEIFTRIQKTKEDLSDNTRPVEDNGAQGSAR, from the exons ATGTCAGTTTACATTTCTCCACAGTCAGGGGTGGACCGAGAACAACTTCAAGCTGCTAAACCACTCACACCTGTGTGTCAGGTTTCTGTCAGCTGGAGGCTGGAGCGGCTAAAAGCCCCGCGAGCTATAACAATGTTAAGTGACGTGATTCTGGAGGAAGAGTTTGACAAGAGTGGAGAGGCTTGGTACGACCCGCAGGACCTCGAACATG ATCTCCACTTGGCAGCGGAGCTTGGGAAAACGCTCCTGGACAGGAACCATGAGCTGGAGCAGGCCCTGCAGCAGATGTACTCCACCAAcc agcagctgctggagataGAG CACCTGACCAAGCAGGTGGAGCTGCTGCGACAGATGAACGATCAGCACGGCAAAGTGTATGAGCAGCTGGACGTGGCTGCCAGGGATCTGGAGCAAGACAACCGCAGGCTGGTGCAGGACAGTCGCCTGGCCCAGCAGAAGATCCACAG TCTAACAGAGATCGTTGAGGGGCTTCAGACCCACATGGAGAGCCTGCAGGCTCAGGTGGAGGAGCTAAAGACGGCTCAGGCGGAGCGGGACAGAAGAGAGCAGGCAGAGCAGCGCCGCAGCCTCGGAGCACAGAGTGTGTCATGTCTCAAAGAGCTGTACGACTTACACCATGACAG GCATCTATCCCACGATGGTCTGCGTGTGGATGGACTCTGGTCCCCGCAGGGCTCTTTCCATGACAGACACAGACGGCAAGACCCGGAGGAGGAGCATGCATCTCTGCAGCGCTCCATTCAGACCCTCCAGAGCCAGATATCTGCGGAGCGGAGCCGCAGGGAGGCTGCAGAGCGGGAGAGCGAGCTGACATCCAGTGAGAACAGAGGCCTAGAAGAGCGGCTGACCCTGCTGTCCGGCTGCCCAGCCAGGCAGATGGAGCTGGAGGCCGAGGTGGAGCAACTGAGGCTTCTCTGGCGGGCTGAATGTGCCAACAG tgccagaagACCGGACCAGATGCTGCTTCCTGACACAATATTCTTTGCCTCAGAAGAAAGACCAGTGCACGATGAGATTGAGGAGAAAGTAGAAAAGGAcgaggagcagaggagaaagTTCAGACAGAGGTCTAACAGTGACAGCGTTTTGAAAGCAACAAACCCAGAAGACATTCGCCGCGATCACGAGCAGCTGTGTGTAAGGCGAGCCGAGGCGGTGAAACAGAGGGGCATCTCTCTGCTCAATGAGGTGGATGCACAATACAGCGCACTGCAG GTGAAATATGACGAGCTGCTGCGGCGGTGTCAGCGGGCGGACGGGCCCACCCATAAATCCGTCCAGACCTCCATTACTCCAGGTGCGAGCGGCCGAACCCTCCGCCGGCGGTCATCAGTTCTGTCAGATATGATAGACGGTCAGCAGCCCGAGTACAAGGCTCTGTTCAAGGAGATCTTCACCCGCATTCAAAAAACCAAAGAGGACCTCAGCGACAACACACGTCCAGTCGAGGACAATGGTGCTCAGGGCTCTGCCAGAtga